In Rahnella sikkimica, the following are encoded in one genomic region:
- a CDS encoding tetratricopeptide repeat protein: MKVAVNLLLVAGCFASVEAFAQIDEPDIANDCVKAGIYAAAGKVAYQQGDFAKAREIFRNQVAWSEFCHKPQDQIATAYNNIALTYMKQGDYLKAKAWLMLVPADKKSQFNLSQIQPKLDALPQPASPAGVYWQYAGFGSWNLVEVKAEEAQFKIDFTGMYMGQMSLYYGPNTGDFSVVTAVKDNHAVYHEADDTAASGGQCSVEMKFDAASVMLHTTGDCGFGQNVRAEGQFVRVTQ; encoded by the coding sequence ATGAAAGTCGCAGTGAATTTACTGCTGGTGGCAGGATGTTTTGCCAGTGTTGAGGCGTTTGCTCAGATTGATGAACCGGATATTGCGAATGATTGCGTGAAAGCGGGCATCTATGCGGCCGCCGGAAAGGTAGCGTATCAGCAAGGGGATTTCGCCAAAGCGCGGGAAATTTTCCGTAATCAGGTGGCCTGGAGTGAGTTTTGCCACAAGCCGCAGGACCAGATTGCGACGGCTTACAACAACATCGCACTGACGTACATGAAGCAGGGAGATTACCTGAAAGCCAAAGCCTGGCTGATGCTGGTGCCTGCGGACAAAAAATCACAATTCAATCTCAGCCAGATCCAGCCAAAACTGGATGCTTTACCGCAGCCGGCGTCTCCGGCGGGTGTCTACTGGCAATACGCCGGGTTTGGCAGCTGGAATCTGGTGGAAGTGAAAGCGGAAGAAGCGCAGTTCAAAATCGATTTCACCGGCATGTACATGGGGCAAATGTCGTTGTACTACGGCCCGAATACCGGCGACTTTTCCGTCGTGACGGCGGTGAAAGATAACCACGCGGTTTACCACGAAGCCGACGATACCGCGGCCAGCGGCGGCCAGTGCAGCGTGGAGATGAAATTTGATGCTGCCAGCGTGATGCTTCACACCACCGGCGACTGCGGTTTCGGACAGAACGTCCGCGCCGAAGGGCAGTTTGTCAGGGTGACGCAGTAG
- a CDS encoding GntR family transcriptional regulator, whose product MKIDKNSFTPLYLQIEQQLTEKISAGEIKPGDPIPTEAALCEIYGVSRMTARKAVDYLVRQGRVARFRGRGTFVVEPGEQQKIVLPLDRHLTASEVAQENNQRIENQVLEFRRMPASESIARELNIPAGTDVYFMIRLRLLGDEPFVYEQCWMRAENLPDINRAAMTSSKYAYLRSKGFQPAGSTKLISAELPSNQIRLALHLSRDQPVLHSHAVVSFTDGTLFEVSDVYYNQKNYSFSVHAKVKS is encoded by the coding sequence ATGAAAATAGATAAGAACTCGTTCACGCCGCTTTACCTGCAAATCGAACAGCAACTTACTGAGAAAATCAGCGCGGGCGAGATCAAACCCGGTGACCCGATCCCGACGGAAGCCGCATTGTGCGAGATCTACGGCGTATCACGCATGACGGCGCGCAAAGCGGTGGATTATCTGGTGCGCCAGGGACGCGTGGCGCGTTTTCGCGGACGCGGCACCTTCGTGGTTGAACCCGGCGAACAGCAGAAAATCGTCCTGCCGCTCGACCGGCATCTGACCGCCAGCGAAGTCGCGCAGGAAAATAATCAGCGTATTGAAAATCAGGTGCTGGAATTTCGCCGGATGCCCGCCAGCGAGAGTATTGCCCGTGAGCTGAATATACCGGCGGGGACGGACGTGTATTTTATGATCCGCCTGCGGCTGCTGGGCGATGAGCCATTCGTATATGAGCAGTGCTGGATGCGTGCCGAGAATCTGCCGGATATCAACCGCGCGGCGATGACGTCCTCGAAATACGCCTATCTGCGATCCAAAGGTTTTCAGCCTGCGGGCAGCACAAAACTGATTTCCGCCGAACTGCCTTCGAACCAAATCCGCCTTGCGCTGCATCTCTCACGCGACCAGCCGGTGCTGCATTCGCATGCCGTGGTGTCGTTTACCGACGGCACGCTGTTTGAAGTATCCGACGTTTACTACAACCAGAAAAACTACAGCTTCAGCGTCCATGCCAAAGTTAAAAGCTAG
- a CDS encoding ABC transporter ATP-binding protein/permease, which yields MAIMTKKPGKSAQWGAVWQLIKPYWRSEEKWRAWGMLTTIVILSLATVYISVLLNEWNRVFYDALQNRNYPVFKAQLFKFTWLALLFIVIAVYRVYLTQGLQMSWRRWMTEEYMEKWLTNHAYYYTEYQHQVDNPDQRIASDLNALTSGTLSLVLGLLSSVVTLFSFVFILWSISGPLSFVLGGHHFEIQGYMLWFALLYAALGSFIIWWIGKPLVKLGFNQEWFEANFRFGLIRIRENSDAIALYHGEKNEREQLSGKFDSIKTNWWSIMRVTRRLNIASNFYGQFANIFPILVASPRYFSGAIQMGALMQIASAFGQVQGSLSWFIDAFTDLASWKATVNRLAGFNAAIDQVNAQPRGISVEKSAEHALQLDQLTLNLPNGNPLFCNVSAAMKPGERVLIAGPSGCGKSTLLRAIAGIWPYGSGKITLAEGKSYLFLPQRSYIPIGTLRDALSYPDASREYTDEQLQRVLEQCRLPHLAAVEILDDYANWSQRLSPGEQQRLSFARALLIKPDTLFLDEATSALDDETEQQVYALLLSELPGTSVISVAHRNTVAKYHQHCWRFKNQENGPCGFTSSAILPE from the coding sequence ATGGCTATTATGACTAAAAAACCTGGGAAATCGGCGCAATGGGGCGCCGTCTGGCAGTTAATTAAGCCTTACTGGCGCTCAGAAGAAAAGTGGCGAGCCTGGGGCATGTTGACCACTATCGTTATCCTCTCACTGGCAACCGTTTACATCAGCGTGCTGCTAAACGAATGGAACCGCGTGTTTTATGACGCGCTGCAAAACAGAAACTATCCGGTTTTCAAAGCCCAGCTATTCAAATTCACGTGGCTGGCGCTGCTCTTCATCGTCATTGCGGTTTACCGCGTTTACCTGACGCAGGGCCTGCAAATGAGCTGGCGTCGCTGGATGACCGAAGAGTATATGGAGAAGTGGCTGACCAATCACGCCTATTATTACACGGAGTATCAGCATCAGGTGGATAACCCCGATCAGCGTATTGCGTCTGATCTGAATGCGCTGACCAGCGGCACGCTTTCACTGGTGCTCGGGCTGCTGTCGAGCGTGGTCACGCTGTTCTCGTTTGTCTTCATTTTATGGTCCATCAGCGGTCCACTGAGCTTCGTGCTGGGCGGCCATCATTTCGAAATTCAGGGCTATATGCTGTGGTTCGCCCTGCTCTACGCCGCGCTGGGATCCTTCATTATATGGTGGATCGGTAAACCGCTGGTCAAACTTGGGTTTAACCAGGAATGGTTCGAGGCGAACTTCCGTTTTGGTCTGATTCGTATCCGTGAAAACAGCGACGCGATTGCGTTGTATCACGGCGAGAAAAACGAGCGCGAGCAACTTTCCGGCAAGTTTGATTCCATCAAAACCAACTGGTGGTCGATTATGCGTGTCACCCGTCGCCTGAATATTGCCTCAAACTTTTACGGCCAGTTCGCCAATATCTTCCCGATTCTGGTGGCCTCCCCGCGTTATTTCTCCGGTGCGATCCAGATGGGTGCGCTGATGCAAATCGCCTCGGCGTTCGGTCAGGTTCAGGGATCGTTATCCTGGTTTATCGATGCGTTCACCGATCTGGCCAGCTGGAAAGCCACCGTTAACCGTCTTGCCGGTTTTAATGCGGCGATTGATCAGGTGAATGCCCAGCCACGCGGGATCAGCGTGGAGAAAAGTGCGGAACATGCCCTGCAACTGGATCAGCTGACGCTGAATCTGCCGAACGGAAATCCGCTGTTCTGTAACGTTTCGGCGGCTATGAAACCGGGTGAGCGCGTGCTGATTGCCGGCCCTTCCGGCTGCGGTAAATCCACGTTACTGCGCGCTATTGCGGGTATCTGGCCTTACGGTTCCGGCAAAATTACGCTGGCAGAAGGGAAAAGTTATCTGTTCCTGCCGCAGCGCAGTTATATCCCGATTGGCACGCTGCGCGATGCGCTGAGTTACCCTGACGCCAGCCGCGAATATACCGACGAACAGCTGCAACGCGTGCTGGAACAATGCCGTCTGCCGCATCTGGCTGCGGTTGAAATTCTGGACGATTACGCCAACTGGAGCCAGCGCCTGTCGCCGGGTGAACAGCAGCGTCTCTCGTTTGCGCGTGCTTTGCTGATCAAACCGGACACCCTGTTCCTCGACGAAGCCACCAGTGCGCTGGATGACGAAACCGAGCAACAGGTTTACGCGCTGCTGTTAAGCGAATTGCCGGGGACGTCGGTCATCAGCGTGGCGCACCGTAATACGGTCGCGAAGTACCATCAGCACTGCTGGCGGTTCAAAAATCAGGAAAACGGTCCGTGCGGATTCACATCCTCGGCCATTTTGCCTGAGTAA